A region of Paenimyroides aestuarii DNA encodes the following proteins:
- the rsmA gene encoding 16S rRNA (adenine(1518)-N(6)/adenine(1519)-N(6))-dimethyltransferase RsmA, translated as MSSADNVRAKKHLGQHFLNDESVAKNIADALTLNGYTKILEIGPGMGVLTKYLLEKPVETFVVEIDTESVVYLEKHYPKLHGHIIGEDFLKYNLKKVFNEDPFAIIGNFPYNISTQIVFRVLEMRDQIPEFAGMFQKEVAERICEKKGSKTYGILSVLAQAFYDTEYLFTVSEHVFTPPPKVKSGVMRMIRKENYSLPCSEKLFFTVVKSAFNQRRKTLRNSLKSFISEEIKNDEVFNLRPEQLSVEAFIALTQKIEAYGI; from the coding sequence ATGAGTAGTGCGGATAACGTTCGGGCAAAGAAACATTTAGGACAACATTTTTTAAACGACGAAAGTGTAGCTAAAAATATTGCCGATGCTTTAACGCTAAACGGATACACAAAAATACTCGAAATTGGTCCTGGAATGGGCGTATTAACAAAGTATTTGTTAGAAAAACCTGTGGAAACATTTGTGGTTGAAATTGATACCGAATCGGTGGTTTATCTGGAAAAACATTATCCAAAATTGCACGGACATATCATTGGCGAAGACTTTTTAAAATACAATTTAAAGAAAGTTTTTAACGAAGATCCGTTTGCCATCATCGGAAATTTCCCTTACAATATTTCCACTCAAATTGTTTTTAGGGTTTTAGAAATGCGCGATCAAATACCGGAATTTGCCGGAATGTTTCAAAAGGAAGTTGCCGAGCGTATTTGTGAGAAAAAAGGCAGTAAAACCTACGGAATATTATCGGTTTTGGCACAAGCGTTTTACGACACCGAATATCTCTTTACTGTATCGGAACACGTATTCACACCGCCGCCAAAAGTAAAATCGGGCGTAATGCGTATGATTCGCAAAGAAAATTACAGCCTGCCGTGCAGCGAAAAACTGTTTTTCACAGTGGTAAAATCGGCGTTTAACCAACGCAGAAAAACCTTGCGAAACAGTTTAAAAAGTTTTATATCAGAAGAAATAAAAAACGATGAAGTATTTAACCTTCGTCCAGAACAATTAAGTGTAGAAGCATTTATTGCACTCACTCAAAAAATAGAAGCGTATGGAATTTAA
- a CDS encoding DUF4286 family protein, giving the protein MIIYNVTINIDESVHDQWLNWMQTKHIQDMLNTGCFKSARLVKVLVDEDMGGVTYSVQYLAETKEALADYKENHAPHLRNEGLQLFADKMLAFRTDLEIISEHE; this is encoded by the coding sequence ATGATTATTTACAACGTTACCATAAATATAGACGAATCGGTTCACGACCAATGGCTGAACTGGATGCAAACCAAACACATACAAGATATGCTGAACACCGGTTGTTTTAAATCGGCACGTTTGGTGAAGGTTTTGGTTGATGAAGACATGGGCGGTGTTACCTATTCTGTGCAATATCTCGCTGAAACCAAAGAAGCATTAGCCGATTACAAGGAAAACCATGCGCCGCATTTACGCAATGAAGGATTGCAACTTTTTGCCGATAAAATGCTTGCTTTTCGTACCGATCTTGAAATAATCAGCGAACATGAGTAG
- a CDS encoding DEAD/DEAH box helicase, translated as MYRNSFAKFIQVFSTDASRNNAFYVRPDFVAQQDDCFIYEYLGGSNYPYVIEIELNEMNDIYRVECSCPYDYEGICKHIIASIEDLAQRLDSGSLSTKTVFLNVEENAKELEHADVTLTKGSFNLEELKKRVTKNTMSNGWVHYIDLNFYHIKTQINSWNTSKYVQEIILIKDQNKLKTTCNCTKQQVFCEHLLLVFKDLANKYGVNFFSDDFINQKIEKELTLYGLTTNDDYQEFFDVKLSSNGVFLQPKPFVEIDKYSNALVRYAEDAETAARLNLPAQNIQEEPTGLALCVDYNSYYSKKNYVSFYGIKGKFNKEKTDFTAKIKRLFSEDLEHIIDEFPRSSDFQFAMDAIRTERLLNERNIGSRRQAIEIFNSFFQDSNKPLFFLRHELDSYARKNLTPLEICSDPIKLHFQANSEEKQYKLQVKVELSGTKYKINSTKILVTPLFVILETKVYPIQTPKLSFDLMHFAEHPEMKFYKKNGDYFYKEIVLPLSKDYHVSFSELTNSKIKIAEETLEKHLYINDIAEGYVVFKPFVKYNDDLIPLYSNEAIIRTEGGQLKKISRNEAFEDNFLEELRKLHPDFAQQDAVFYLQPEQLLENYWLMTVVEKMKSLDILVFGANNLKSFKFNVHKPTISIRLESDIDWFDVLIDVKFGEQSVNLKDLQKAFIKQSNYVLLKDGTTGILPKEWMQKFALYFQTGEVKKNSIQLSNYQFGIIDELYNELHNKPAFFEELYQKKQRLLNIKNIPNVKVPKEIKATLRHYQHEGLNWLAFLDENKLGGCLADDMGLGKTLQTITFLQYLKNKDKKAAPTLIIAPTSLIFNWQSEIKKFCPSLKALAFVGSNRMEHRKDIEKYDIVLSTYGSLLNDVTFLKEINFNYLILDESQAIKNPASKRYKAVRLLNAKNRLVLTGTPIENNTFDLYAQLNFVNPGLLGTMTHFRKDFSDYIDKQNDAEVSKTLSRIINPFVLRRTKEQVAPELPEKIESVIYCEMDTAQRKVYDAFKNRFREYILNQIEENGVANSQMYILEGLTKLRQICNSTALINEEESYGNYSVKLDTLTETIKEKTGNHKILVFSQFVGMLQLIKERLDSEQIVYEYLDGSTQNRQEKVESFQNNQEVRVFLISLKAGGTGLNLTEADYVFIVDPWWNPAVENQAIDRSYRIGQQKKVMAYRLICKDTIEEKIVTLQNKKKSVASAIISIDEKQKSFNVADIKHLFS; from the coding sequence ATGTATAGGAACAGTTTCGCAAAATTTATCCAAGTTTTCAGTACCGATGCTTCTAGAAATAACGCATTTTACGTACGACCTGATTTTGTAGCACAACAAGATGATTGTTTTATTTATGAATATTTAGGTGGTTCAAATTATCCTTATGTGATAGAAATTGAGTTGAATGAAATGAATGATATTTACCGCGTAGAATGTTCGTGCCCGTATGATTATGAAGGTATTTGCAAGCACATTATTGCGAGTATTGAAGATTTGGCACAGCGACTAGATAGCGGCTCTTTATCTACTAAAACAGTTTTTTTAAACGTTGAAGAAAATGCTAAAGAGTTAGAACATGCAGATGTGACGCTTACCAAAGGTTCCTTTAATTTAGAAGAGCTTAAAAAAAGAGTTACAAAAAACACCATGTCAAATGGATGGGTTCATTATATCGATTTGAATTTTTACCATATAAAAACTCAAATAAATTCTTGGAACACCAGCAAATACGTACAAGAAATCATTTTGATTAAAGATCAAAATAAATTAAAAACCACTTGTAATTGCACCAAACAACAAGTGTTTTGCGAGCATTTGCTTTTAGTTTTTAAAGATCTTGCAAATAAGTACGGAGTTAATTTTTTTAGCGATGATTTTATCAATCAAAAAATAGAAAAAGAATTAACTTTGTACGGACTTACAACTAATGATGATTACCAAGAATTTTTTGATGTAAAACTTTCTTCAAATGGTGTGTTCTTACAGCCAAAACCGTTTGTTGAAATTGATAAATACAGCAATGCCCTTGTTAGATATGCAGAGGATGCAGAAACAGCAGCTCGTTTAAATTTACCAGCGCAAAATATTCAGGAAGAGCCCACGGGCTTAGCTTTGTGTGTAGATTATAATTCGTACTACTCAAAAAAAAATTATGTAAGCTTTTACGGTATTAAAGGGAAATTCAATAAAGAAAAAACTGATTTTACAGCTAAAATTAAAAGGCTTTTTTCTGAGGATTTAGAGCATATCATCGATGAATTTCCAAGAAGTAGCGACTTTCAGTTTGCTATGGATGCCATTAGAACAGAAAGGTTGTTAAACGAACGAAACATTGGTTCAAGAAGACAGGCAATAGAGATTTTCAACTCGTTTTTTCAAGACAGCAACAAACCTTTGTTTTTTTTACGCCACGAATTAGATTCGTATGCCCGAAAAAATTTAACGCCTTTAGAAATTTGTTCAGATCCCATTAAGCTTCATTTTCAGGCCAATTCTGAAGAAAAACAATACAAACTACAGGTGAAAGTTGAACTTTCAGGAACAAAATATAAAATAAACAGCACCAAAATTCTCGTAACACCGTTGTTTGTTATTTTAGAAACTAAAGTGTATCCAATACAAACCCCTAAATTGTCTTTCGATTTAATGCACTTTGCAGAGCATCCTGAAATGAAATTCTACAAAAAAAATGGGGATTATTTTTACAAAGAAATTGTTTTACCTTTAAGCAAAGATTACCATGTATCGTTTAGTGAATTAACAAATTCAAAGATAAAAATAGCCGAAGAAACCCTTGAAAAGCATCTGTATATCAATGATATCGCAGAAGGATATGTGGTTTTTAAACCTTTTGTGAAATATAACGACGATTTAATTCCTTTGTATTCCAACGAAGCAATCATTCGAACCGAAGGAGGTCAATTAAAAAAAATTAGTCGCAACGAAGCTTTTGAAGATAATTTCTTAGAAGAACTTAGAAAACTACATCCCGATTTTGCACAGCAAGATGCTGTTTTTTATCTGCAACCAGAACAATTGTTAGAAAATTATTGGTTGATGACAGTGGTTGAAAAAATGAAAAGTCTTGATATACTTGTTTTTGGTGCCAATAATTTAAAATCATTTAAGTTTAATGTGCATAAACCCACTATTTCTATTCGTTTAGAATCAGATATCGATTGGTTTGATGTGCTAATAGACGTGAAATTTGGCGAACAATCTGTAAACTTAAAAGATTTGCAAAAAGCATTTATAAAACAAAGCAATTACGTGTTGTTAAAAGATGGCACCACAGGCATACTGCCTAAAGAGTGGATGCAGAAATTTGCACTGTATTTTCAAACAGGAGAAGTAAAGAAAAACAGTATTCAGCTATCAAATTATCAATTTGGAATTATCGATGAACTTTATAACGAATTACACAACAAGCCAGCGTTTTTTGAAGAGCTTTATCAAAAAAAGCAACGCCTTTTAAACATAAAAAACATTCCCAATGTTAAGGTTCCAAAAGAAATCAAAGCCACACTGCGCCATTACCAGCACGAAGGCTTAAATTGGTTGGCTTTTTTAGATGAAAACAAATTGGGAGGTTGTCTGGCCGATGATATGGGCTTAGGAAAAACACTGCAAACAATTACCTTTTTACAATATTTAAAAAACAAAGACAAAAAAGCAGCGCCCACGTTGATTATTGCCCCAACCTCGCTTATCTTTAACTGGCAAAGTGAAATTAAAAAGTTTTGCCCGTCATTAAAAGCATTAGCTTTTGTGGGGAGTAATAGAATGGAACACAGAAAAGATATTGAAAAATACGATATAGTTTTATCTACCTACGGTTCTTTGTTAAATGATGTTACATTTTTAAAAGAGATCAACTTTAATTATCTTATTTTAGACGAAAGCCAGGCAATTAAAAATCCGGCGTCTAAACGATACAAAGCTGTTCGTTTATTAAATGCCAAAAACAGATTAGTGCTTACAGGAACCCCAATCGAAAATAATACCTTTGATTTATATGCGCAACTAAATTTCGTAAATCCGGGTTTGTTAGGTACAATGACTCATTTTCGAAAGGATTTTTCAGATTATATTGATAAGCAAAACGATGCGGAAGTTTCTAAAACACTCAGCAGAATTATAAACCCATTTGTGTTAAGAAGAACAAAAGAACAAGTAGCCCCCGAATTGCCTGAAAAAATTGAAAGTGTAATCTACTGCGAAATGGATACCGCACAACGCAAAGTTTACGACGCCTTTAAAAACCGATTCAGAGAATATATTTTAAATCAAATCGAAGAAAACGGCGTGGCTAACTCGCAAATGTATATCCTAGAAGGGTTAACCAAACTGCGCCAAATATGTAATTCAACAGCCTTGATCAATGAAGAAGAAAGCTATGGAAATTATTCGGTTAAATTAGACACGCTCACAGAAACGATAAAAGAAAAAACAGGTAACCACAAAATTTTAGTGTTTTCACAGTTTGTTGGAATGCTTCAATTGATTAAAGAACGTTTAGATTCCGAACAAATTGTTTATGAATACTTAGACGGAAGCACCCAAAACCGTCAAGAAAAAGTAGAAAGTTTTCAGAACAACCAAGAGGTGCGCGTTTTTCTTATTAGTCTAAAGGCAGGTGGAACCGGACTAAATCTTACCGAGGCCGATTATGTTTTTATTGTAGATCCATGGTGGAATCCAGCGGTAGAAAATCAAGCAATAGACAGAAGTTATCGAATAGGACAGCAGAAAAAAGTAATGGCTTATCGTTTGATTTGTAAGGATACAATTGAAGAAAAAATAGTTACTTTACAAAACAAAAAGAAATCAGTGGCAAGTGCTATAATTTCTATCGATGAAAAACAAAAATCGTTTAACGTTGCCGATATTAAACACTTATTTTCTTAA
- a CDS encoding TIGR01777 family oxidoreductase produces MKKMVIAAGTGFLGTVLIDFFKESYAEIIVLTRGKSEQKNNIEYVHWNAKSLTGWEMVLENADVLINLAGKSVDCRYTLENKAAILSSRVDSTKALNEAVLKCENPPKHFINSSTATIYRHSEDKQMDEYSGEIGDDFSMNVAKAWEKIFYDVETNKTLKTAVRTSIVLGKKGGAFIPLKRLTQLGFGGKLGNGNQFVSWIHELDFARAIAFIIDKELTGNINLVAPKPERNIDFMKKLRQAVGIPFGIPISKTMLKIGAKIIQTEPELVLKSRNVIPKRLTENGFTFEYHNLEKAFKNLLL; encoded by the coding sequence ATGAAAAAAATGGTCATTGCAGCTGGAACCGGTTTTTTAGGAACCGTATTAATAGATTTTTTCAAAGAATCGTATGCAGAAATTATAGTGCTAACGCGTGGAAAATCTGAGCAAAAAAATAATATAGAATATGTTCATTGGAATGCGAAGTCGCTTACAGGTTGGGAAATGGTATTGGAAAACGCCGATGTGCTGATAAATTTAGCAGGAAAATCAGTTGATTGCAGATACACTCTAGAAAATAAAGCGGCGATACTTTCTTCACGTGTTGATAGTACCAAGGCGTTGAACGAAGCAGTTTTAAAGTGTGAAAACCCTCCAAAGCATTTTATAAATTCATCAACAGCGACTATTTACCGACATTCCGAAGACAAACAGATGGATGAATATTCCGGAGAAATTGGCGATGATTTCTCAATGAACGTTGCCAAGGCTTGGGAAAAAATTTTTTACGATGTTGAAACCAATAAAACGTTGAAAACCGCTGTTAGAACATCAATTGTTTTGGGCAAAAAAGGCGGTGCATTTATCCCTTTAAAAAGATTAACGCAGTTGGGATTTGGAGGAAAGCTTGGAAACGGCAATCAATTTGTTAGTTGGATTCACGAATTGGATTTTGCCAGAGCAATCGCTTTTATCATCGATAAAGAGTTGACAGGAAACATCAATTTGGTTGCTCCCAAACCCGAACGAAATATCGATTTTATGAAGAAACTTCGGCAAGCAGTTGGTATTCCATTTGGAATTCCAATCTCGAAAACTATGTTGAAAATTGGGGCAAAGATCATTCAAACCGAACCGGAATTGGTTTTGAAAAGTAGAAACGTAATTCCTAAACGCTTAACCGAAAATGGCTTTACGTTTGAATATCATAATTTGGAAAAAGCCTTTAAAAATCTTTTGTTATGA
- the serS gene encoding serine--tRNA ligase produces MLQIAYIRENQEKVVKALAKRNLDAAEMIQNAINLDEERRSTQVELDNILAESNKLSKEIGDLMRNGEKSKAEILKEKTAQLKDKTADLKERLQTVTNDLTNQLYQIPNTPTDIVPEGKTPEDNLTVFEQGEIPVLAEGALPHWELAKKYDIIDFELGAKITGAGFPVYKGKGAKLQRALISYFLDKNTEAGYNEVQVPHLINEASGFGTGQLPDKEGQMYHAVADDLYLIPTAEVPVTNLYRDVILNESELPICNTAYTPCFRREAGSYGAHVRGLNRLHQFDKVEIVRIEHPEKSYEALDGMVEHVKNILNELKLPYRILRLCGGDMGFTSALTYDFEVFSTAQDRWLEISSVSNFETFQANRLKLRFKGKDGKTQLAHTLNGSSLALPRVLAGILENYQTPEGIAIPDVLKPYCGFDRID; encoded by the coding sequence ATGTTACAGATAGCTTATATTAGAGAAAATCAGGAGAAAGTGGTGAAAGCCCTTGCAAAAAGAAATCTTGATGCTGCTGAAATGATTCAAAATGCAATCAACCTTGATGAGGAAAGAAGATCTACCCAGGTTGAACTAGACAACATCTTGGCCGAATCCAACAAGCTATCCAAAGAAATTGGCGATTTAATGCGCAATGGCGAAAAATCTAAAGCCGAAATCTTAAAGGAAAAAACCGCACAGCTAAAAGATAAAACTGCCGATTTAAAAGAGCGTTTGCAAACGGTAACAAACGATTTAACCAATCAATTGTACCAAATACCCAACACGCCAACCGATATAGTACCTGAAGGCAAAACACCTGAAGACAACTTAACCGTTTTTGAACAAGGCGAAATTCCGGTTTTGGCAGAAGGAGCTTTACCGCATTGGGAATTGGCAAAAAAATACGACATCATCGATTTTGAATTGGGTGCAAAAATTACGGGTGCAGGTTTTCCGGTTTACAAAGGAAAAGGTGCCAAATTGCAACGCGCCTTAATCAGTTATTTTTTAGATAAAAATACCGAAGCAGGTTATAACGAAGTGCAAGTGCCGCATTTAATTAACGAAGCGTCTGGTTTTGGAACGGGGCAATTGCCCGATAAAGAAGGACAAATGTATCATGCTGTTGCCGATGATTTGTATTTGATACCAACTGCCGAAGTGCCTGTTACAAACCTTTACCGCGATGTGATTTTAAACGAAAGCGAATTGCCTATTTGCAACACGGCATACACACCTTGTTTCCGCAGAGAAGCTGGAAGCTATGGTGCACACGTACGTGGGTTGAACCGTTTACACCAGTTTGACAAGGTGGAAATTGTGCGTATTGAACATCCTGAAAAATCGTATGAAGCCTTAGACGGAATGGTGGAACACGTAAAAAACATCTTAAACGAATTAAAATTACCCTACCGCATTTTGCGTTTGTGCGGGGGCGATATGGGCTTTACATCGGCCTTAACGTATGATTTCGAAGTGTTTTCAACCGCACAAGATCGTTGGTTGGAAATTTCATCGGTATCAAATTTTGAAACCTTTCAGGCAAACCGTTTAAAATTGCGCTTTAAAGGCAAAGACGGAAAAACACAGTTGGCGCACACTCTAAACGGTTCATCGCTGGCATTACCACGTGTTTTGGCAGGTATTTTAGAGAATTACCAAACACCAGAGGGCATTGCAATACCCGATGTGTTAAAACCATACTGTGGATTTGATAGAATTGACTAA
- a CDS encoding GbsR/MarR family transcriptional regulator, producing the protein MEFKEAKNKFVQSWGALGSQWGINKTMAQIHALLMISVAPISMEDIMEELQISRGNASMNLRALMDWGIVYKEYKPGERKEFFIAEKDLDELAVKIAKERSKREVKPALKVLKDVSTIKTNTSEEEQHFVEQTSKLYDFVLKADNVLDKMTEYKDNWLAKLVVKIMK; encoded by the coding sequence ATGGAATTCAAAGAAGCAAAAAATAAATTCGTGCAATCGTGGGGCGCTTTGGGGTCGCAATGGGGTATTAATAAAACCATGGCACAGATTCATGCGCTGTTAATGATTTCTGTGGCACCCATTTCTATGGAAGACATCATGGAAGAATTACAGATTTCGCGCGGTAATGCATCAATGAATTTAAGAGCTTTAATGGATTGGGGCATTGTTTACAAAGAATACAAACCGGGCGAACGCAAAGAGTTTTTTATTGCCGAGAAAGATTTAGACGAATTGGCAGTGAAAATTGCAAAGGAGCGCAGTAAAAGGGAAGTGAAACCCGCCTTAAAAGTTTTAAAAGATGTTTCTACTATCAAAACGAATACATCAGAAGAAGAACAACACTTTGTGGAACAAACCAGTAAATTGTACGATTTTGTGTTGAAAGCTGATAACGTATTAGATAAAATGACCGAATACAAAGACAATTGGTTGGCAAAGTTGGTGGTTAAAATTATGAAGTAA
- a CDS encoding NYN domain-containing protein, translating into MKKVSFYIDGFNFYYGIKEMSKHKPDWRKFYWIDLVKLCGEFLKEDEEIFEVHYFTARPKNKGKMTRQNMLMGCNKAINGEKLKIHYGKYQDKPIICRADDGCGKTFMHWEEKQTDVNLAIKMIENCHYDECQKIILISGDSDFLPPLKLIKNIYKKELLVMFPPTKYTNSIVQLNINYLQMEKHKPKWNKALMENVVEVDGKTYRKPVEW; encoded by the coding sequence ATGAAAAAAGTAAGTTTTTATATTGATGGATTTAACTTTTACTACGGTATAAAAGAAATGTCAAAACATAAGCCCGACTGGAGAAAATTTTACTGGATTGATTTAGTAAAGCTTTGTGGCGAATTTTTAAAGGAAGACGAAGAAATTTTTGAGGTTCATTATTTTACTGCTAGACCAAAGAATAAAGGTAAAATGACAAGGCAAAATATGTTGATGGGATGTAATAAAGCAATAAATGGTGAAAAATTAAAAATTCATTACGGAAAATATCAAGATAAACCCATTATTTGCAGAGCTGATGACGGCTGTGGAAAAACATTTATGCATTGGGAAGAAAAACAAACGGATGTTAATTTGGCTATAAAGATGATTGAAAATTGTCATTATGATGAGTGTCAAAAAATTATTTTAATCTCAGGTGATTCAGACTTTTTACCACCATTAAAACTAATCAAAAATATATATAAAAAAGAATTGTTAGTTATGTTTCCACCTACCAAGTACACAAATTCTATTGTGCAATTGAATATTAACTATCTTCAAATGGAAAAACACAAACCTAAATGGAACAAGGCGCTTATGGAAAATGTTGTTGAAGTAGATGGGAAAACTTATAGAAAGCCAGTAGAGTGGTAA
- a CDS encoding zinc metallopeptidase — translation MGLLLMGIIMLASWYVGWKLKNKFEKYSRIHLRNGMSGAEIATKMLHDHGIYDVKVISTPGRLTDHYNPMDKTVNLSEAVYNQRNAAAAAVAAHEVGHAVQHATAYSWLTMRSKLVPVVNVASYAVQWVLLGGIFLLQLYNSPTVLIIGIVLFSLTTLFSIITLPVEYDASNRALKWLETKNMVSREEYSGAKDSLKWAARTYLVAALASIGTLLYYIMILTGARSSDD, via the coding sequence ATGGGATTATTATTAATGGGTATCATCATGCTTGCCAGTTGGTATGTAGGGTGGAAGCTAAAAAATAAATTTGAAAAGTATTCGCGCATTCATTTGCGTAATGGAATGAGTGGGGCAGAGATTGCCACAAAAATGTTGCACGATCACGGTATTTACGATGTAAAAGTAATTTCTACACCAGGTAGGTTAACCGATCACTACAATCCAATGGACAAAACCGTTAATTTGAGTGAAGCAGTATATAATCAGCGCAATGCAGCCGCAGCCGCAGTTGCAGCACACGAGGTGGGGCATGCAGTGCAACATGCAACCGCTTACAGTTGGTTAACCATGCGGTCTAAATTAGTACCTGTGGTAAACGTGGCTTCTTATGCGGTGCAATGGGTTTTATTAGGTGGAATTTTCCTATTGCAGTTATACAACAGTCCAACGGTATTGATAATCGGTATTGTTTTGTTTTCATTAACCACACTTTTCTCTATTATCACCTTGCCGGTAGAATACGATGCAAGTAACCGAGCGCTGAAGTGGTTAGAAACTAAAAACATGGTAAGTAGAGAAGAATATAGCGGCGCAAAAGATTCCTTAAAATGGGCTGCCCGAACATACCTCGTAGCCGCATTGGCATCAATAGGAACATTGCTTTACTACATAATGATTTTAACAGGTGCACGCAGCAGCGATGATTAA
- a CDS encoding TM2 domain-containing protein: protein MIDSFPTSKNLENTINQKELKENEEKWHTGPSTSNTSTNYHQRQYASKYHSPNQYHQEAYNKKILAGVLAIILGHIGIHKFVLGYTTEGILLLVLGLTGYITTCMFIGYYMLLIAFIIGLVEGIIYLTHTDNDFYETYILNKKPWF, encoded by the coding sequence ATTATTGATTCGTTCCCAACTTCTAAAAATCTTGAAAACACAATCAATCAAAAGGAGTTAAAGGAAAACGAAGAAAAATGGCATACCGGACCAAGTACTTCTAACACATCGACCAATTACCACCAACGGCAATATGCATCTAAGTACCATTCACCCAACCAATACCATCAAGAAGCTTACAACAAAAAAATTCTCGCAGGTGTTTTAGCCATAATTTTAGGACATATTGGCATTCATAAATTTGTGTTAGGATATACCACAGAAGGCATTCTTTTGCTTGTTTTGGGCTTAACAGGTTATATAACTACTTGTATGTTTATTGGCTACTATATGCTGCTGATAGCCTTTATAATTGGTCTTGTTGAAGGCATTATTTACCTTACTCATACCGATAACGATTTCTATGAAACCTATATTCTGAATAAAAAACCATGGTTTTAA
- the mgtE gene encoding magnesium transporter: MEFKISKEFIQEIESLIAEKNEREVLRRIEDIHFADVAELINELDGEDAGYLFRIIESEVSSEILLELDEEVREKILNNLSAKEIAEELDEMDTDDAVDIISELSEEMKDEVISELEDFEHAKDIVELLRYDDDTAGGLMAKEYIQANENWNVLTCIQEIRKQAENVSRVHSIYVVDDEDRLKGRLSLKDLITSSTTTQIKDIYIPKVDFVKVDTEDTEVARIMQKYDLEAIPVVDETGRLVGRITIDDIVDVIKEEADRDYQMAAGISQDVEADDSIWELTKARLPWLLLALIGSFIAVNVAQSFSDAMDKYQTLFFFTPLVAAMAGNVGVQSSAIVVQGLANNSLSGSLWKRLGKEMLLAMLNSTILAVLLLLATHFIMGTTYEISSTIVLALVTVMILASLIGTFIPITLDKYGIDPAIATGPFITTSNDIFGILIYFTIAKMILGF; this comes from the coding sequence ATGGAATTTAAAATCAGTAAAGAATTTATCCAAGAAATTGAAAGCTTAATCGCCGAAAAAAACGAACGCGAAGTACTTCGCCGTATCGAGGATATTCACTTTGCTGATGTTGCAGAGCTCATCAACGAATTAGACGGCGAAGACGCTGGCTATCTTTTCCGTATTATTGAATCGGAAGTGAGTTCTGAAATTCTATTAGAGCTTGATGAGGAAGTTCGTGAAAAAATCTTAAACAACCTTTCTGCTAAAGAAATTGCTGAAGAGCTCGACGAAATGGATACCGATGACGCGGTGGATATCATTTCCGAACTTTCGGAAGAGATGAAAGACGAGGTAATTTCTGAGTTGGAAGATTTTGAACATGCCAAAGACATTGTAGAGCTTTTGCGCTACGACGATGATACCGCGGGTGGATTAATGGCGAAAGAATACATCCAAGCAAATGAAAATTGGAATGTGTTGACCTGTATTCAGGAAATTCGCAAACAGGCAGAAAACGTTTCGCGTGTACACTCTATTTATGTGGTTGATGATGAAGACCGATTAAAAGGTCGTTTGTCTTTGAAAGATTTAATTACCTCATCTACCACCACACAAATCAAAGATATTTACATCCCAAAGGTTGATTTTGTAAAGGTGGATACCGAAGACACCGAAGTTGCCCGCATCATGCAGAAGTACGATTTAGAAGCAATCCCGGTTGTTGATGAAACCGGACGTTTAGTTGGGCGTATTACCATTGACGATATTGTGGATGTGATTAAAGAAGAAGCTGACCGTGACTACCAAATGGCGGCGGGTATCTCGCAAGATGTTGAGGCTGATGACAGCATTTGGGAATTAACAAAAGCACGTTTGCCTTGGTTGCTATTGGCTTTAATTGGAAGTTTTATTGCCGTAAACGTTGCTCAAAGCTTTAGCGATGCCATGGATAAATACCAAACTTTGTTTTTCTTTACCCCTTTGGTTGCCGCAATGGCAGGAAACGTGGGTGTGCAATCATCGGCAATTGTGGTTCAGGGTTTGGCAAACAACAGCTTGTCGGGTTCGCTGTGGAAACGCTTGGGCAAGGAAATGCTTTTGGCCATGCTAAACAGTACCATTTTGGCTGTTTTACTATTGTTGGCAACGCATTTTATCATGGGAACCACTTATGAAATATCTTCAACCATTGTATTGGCATTGGTAACTGTAATGATTCTTGCCAGTTTAATTGGTACGTTTATTCCGATAACATTGGATAAATACGGCATTGACCCCGCTATTGCAACCGGACCATTTATCACCACCAGCAACGATATTTTTGGTATTTTGATCTACTTTACCATTGCAAAAATGATTTTAGGATTTTAG